In Candidatus Tectomicrobia bacterium, a single window of DNA contains:
- the nadD gene encoding nicotinate (nicotinamide) nucleotide adenylyltransferase, with translation MRIGIQGGTFNPIHCGHLRSAEEVREALGLDQIRFIPSAQPPHKAGEEMAPARDRLEMVRLAVEGHPGFVCDPLEAERGGPSYTVDTLEALAEGPCRGHETVFIIGADAFREVHTWSRPSRFLRMTHLAVTLRGEQRAEEVLRAVEREMRPLDPDLSFEFIGDNQAKVSDSRHVIHFVQISNLDISATQIRRLIRSGRSVRYLLPREVELFIIRRQLYGGILDAR, from the coding sequence TTGCGGATCGGCATCCAGGGAGGCACCTTCAATCCCATCCACTGCGGCCATCTCCGGTCGGCGGAGGAGGTCCGCGAAGCCCTCGGCCTGGATCAAATCCGCTTCATCCCTTCCGCCCAGCCGCCCCACAAGGCCGGCGAGGAGATGGCCCCCGCCCGGGACCGGCTGGAGATGGTGCGCCTGGCGGTCGAGGGGCACCCCGGCTTCGTCTGCGACCCCCTGGAGGCGGAGCGGGGAGGCCCCTCCTACACCGTGGACACGCTCGAGGCCCTGGCCGAGGGGCCCTGCCGGGGCCACGAGACGGTCTTCATCATCGGGGCCGACGCCTTCCGCGAGGTCCACACCTGGAGCCGCCCCTCCCGGTTCCTGCGGATGACCCATCTGGCCGTGACCCTCCGGGGGGAGCAGCGGGCGGAGGAGGTGCTCCGGGCGGTGGAGCGGGAGATGCGGCCGCTGGACCCGGACCTGAGCTTCGAGTTCATTGGAGATAACCAGGCAAAAGTATCTGATTCTAGGCATGTTATCCACTTCGTTCAGATTTCCAACCTGGACATCTCCGCGACCCAGATCCGGCGCCTAATTCGATCCGGAAGGTCCGTGCGGTATTTATTGCCTCGGGAAGTGGAACTTTTTATAATTCGCCGCCAGCTGTACGGGGGGATACTTGACGCCCGGTGA
- the rsfS gene encoding ribosome silencing factor encodes MTPGDAERGVAPIDSLTHRLRRMSESAESKLARDVVAIDLRAQAAEVDAFLICHGTNPRHVKAIAEAVEDRLREMGESFFIEGMNEASWVLIDCGDVAIHIFQEKTRRFYRLEELWSHAPLLEMAASGG; translated from the coding sequence TTGACGCCCGGTGATGCCGAAAGAGGGGTTGCCCCCATCGATTCCTTGACCCACCGCCTCCGGCGGATGTCCGAATCCGCCGAGTCCAAGTTGGCCCGTGACGTGGTTGCCATCGACCTGCGAGCCCAGGCGGCCGAGGTGGACGCGTTTCTCATCTGCCACGGGACCAACCCCCGGCACGTGAAGGCGATCGCCGAGGCGGTGGAAGATAGGCTGAGAGAGATGGGGGAGTCGTTTTTCATCGAGGGCATGAACGAGGCCAGCTGGGTCCTCATCGACTGCGGCGACGTGGCCATCCACATCTTCCAGGAGAAAACGCGGCGGTTCTACCGGCTCGAGGAACTCTGGTCCCACGCGCCGCTCCTGGAGATGGCCGCGTCCGGCGGATGA
- a CDS encoding TraR/DksA family transcriptional regulator, with amino-acid sequence MKHLTKEQIEILKRRLLEVRREILGDVEKSKRHSKETGDDGTQDIADMAADTYSRQVLMDLGERERERLREVDAAFKRIDDGSYGLCEETDEPIPFSRLEAIPYTRYTVTAQNEIERRSKGA; translated from the coding sequence GTGAAGCACCTGACGAAAGAGCAGATCGAGATTCTCAAGCGGAGGCTCCTGGAGGTCCGCCGCGAGATTCTGGGGGATGTCGAGAAGAGCAAGCGCCACAGCAAGGAGACCGGCGACGACGGGACGCAGGACATCGCCGACATGGCCGCCGACACCTACTCCCGCCAAGTGCTGATGGACCTCGGCGAGCGCGAGCGCGAGCGCCTGCGCGAGGTGGACGCCGCCTTCAAGCGGATCGATGACGGGAGCTACGGCCTCTGCGAGGAGACGGACGAGCCCATCCCCTTCTCGCGGCTGGAGGCCATCCCGTACACGCGCTACACGGTCACGGCCCAGAACGAGATCGAGCGCCGGAGCAAGGGGGCATGA
- a CDS encoding DUF1049 domain-containing protein, with product MKLRQFVALAIPLLLALYLLHYNREFAVLRFSDQFSVRLPLAMLLLGSALIGALVAAVLGWGAAAVKAVSAWRERRETRRKERAREALARAQAHRSRGRRRRALRLARRAIRLDPRLPSALALAADLAAESGNLDEAIRWNSRLQALWPDSPDAALRLSENLEALGRKAEAERMLTRSEGNGKGHPAVVRRLRDLLAESGRWEEAVQAAERLYRMEGKASEEDARRTAEIYLAAAEGRLARPDAWGAVSLLEEAVRRCPASREPRLRLGDAYLAAGKPKRAVRAWEAGYREVKGVEFLRRIVGAHAPLDSESALRQAASHLVSMADSRCGDPAPWMMASALLMEAGRTGEAVRWLEEAAACIPAAAGGETGWLGLAVRLMEARAKLEAGDRLAAENDFRRVAQEAGWFLLGETPSGAIVKRFEAVAPRGFA from the coding sequence ATGAAGCTGCGCCAGTTCGTCGCCCTCGCGATCCCCCTCCTGCTGGCGCTCTACCTCCTCCACTACAACCGCGAGTTCGCCGTCCTCCGCTTCTCCGACCAATTCTCCGTCCGGCTCCCCCTGGCGATGCTGCTCCTCGGCTCCGCCCTCATCGGGGCGCTCGTCGCCGCCGTGCTCGGATGGGGCGCTGCGGCCGTCAAGGCGGTCTCGGCGTGGCGGGAGCGCCGCGAGACCCGGCGGAAGGAGCGCGCCCGGGAAGCCCTCGCGCGGGCCCAGGCCCACCGGAGCCGGGGCAGGCGCCGGCGGGCGCTGCGGCTGGCCCGCAGGGCCATCCGCCTGGACCCGCGCCTTCCCTCGGCGCTCGCCCTGGCCGCGGACCTGGCCGCCGAGTCCGGGAACCTGGACGAGGCCATCCGCTGGAACTCCCGGCTGCAGGCCCTGTGGCCGGACTCGCCGGACGCCGCCCTCCGGCTCTCGGAGAACCTGGAGGCCCTGGGCCGGAAGGCGGAGGCGGAGCGGATGCTGACCCGCTCGGAGGGGAACGGGAAGGGCCATCCGGCCGTCGTCCGCAGGCTGCGCGACCTCCTCGCCGAGTCGGGCCGGTGGGAGGAGGCGGTTCAGGCCGCGGAGAGGCTCTACCGCATGGAGGGGAAGGCCAGCGAGGAGGACGCCCGGCGGACCGCGGAAATCTACCTCGCCGCGGCGGAGGGCAGGCTCGCCCGGCCGGACGCCTGGGGGGCCGTCTCCCTGCTGGAGGAGGCGGTCCGGCGGTGCCCGGCCTCGCGCGAGCCGCGCCTGCGCCTCGGGGACGCCTACCTGGCGGCGGGCAAGCCCAAGCGGGCGGTCCGGGCCTGGGAGGCGGGTTACCGGGAGGTGAAGGGTGTCGAGTTCCTCCGCCGGATCGTGGGGGCCCACGCCCCGCTGGATTCGGAGAGCGCCCTGCGCCAGGCCGCCTCCCATCTCGTTTCCATGGCCGATTCCCGGTGCGGCGACCCGGCCCCCTGGATGATGGCCTCCGCCCTTCTGATGGAGGCGGGCCGGACGGGCGAGGCCGTCCGCTGGCTCGAGGAGGCGGCCGCCTGCATCCCCGCCGCGGCGGGGGGGGAGACCGGCTGGCTGGGCCTGGCGGTCCGGCTGATGGAGGCGCGCGCCAAGCTCGAGGCGGGCGACCGGCTGGCCGCCGAGAACGACTTCCGGCGGGTGGCCCAGGAGGCGGGATGGTTCCTGCTGGGCGAGACGCCCTCGGGTGCCATCGTCAAGCGGTTCGAGGCCGTCGCCCCGAGGGGCTTCGCGTGA
- the rpiB gene encoding ribose 5-phosphate isomerase B: MKPIALASDHAGFQAKEAVKAVLRELGIPFRDYGTHSEDSCDYPDFAAQAARAVSEGESERAILACGSGTGMAMVANKFPGVRAAACHDEWCARMSRMHNDANVLALGGRVLGAEAVQQMVRLWLDTPFEGGRHSRRVAKIADLERCHEAKP, from the coding sequence ATGAAGCCCATCGCCCTCGCGTCGGACCATGCCGGCTTCCAGGCCAAGGAAGCCGTGAAGGCGGTCCTGCGCGAGCTGGGCATCCCCTTCCGCGACTACGGCACGCACAGCGAGGACTCTTGCGACTATCCCGACTTCGCCGCCCAGGCGGCCCGGGCGGTGAGCGAGGGGGAGTCGGAGCGGGCCATCCTCGCCTGCGGGTCCGGCACCGGGATGGCCATGGTCGCCAACAAGTTCCCCGGCGTGCGGGCCGCGGCCTGCCACGACGAGTGGTGCGCCCGGATGAGCCGCATGCACAACGACGCGAACGTGCTGGCCCTGGGGGGCCGCGTCCTCGGCGCGGAGGCGGTCCAGCAGATGGTCCGTCTCTGGCTGGACACGCCCTTCGAGGGCGGGCGCCATTCGCGCCGCGTCGCGAAGATCGCCGACTTGGAGCGCTGTCACGAAGCCAAGCCCTGA
- the nrdR gene encoding transcriptional repressor NrdR has protein sequence MKCPICSHPDSRVVDSRMTKEGNAIRRRRECESCGHRFTTYERPEVSFPLIIKKDGSRVPYEREKIRAGIAKALEKRPVPAEEQEAIVDRVERFILDAGEKEVTTSAIGEKVMEELRETDQVAYVRFASVYRSFGAVRDFEEELQRLTGKKERQA, from the coding sequence ATGAAATGCCCGATCTGCTCGCATCCGGATAGCCGGGTCGTCGACAGCAGGATGACGAAGGAAGGCAACGCCATCCGCCGCAGGAGAGAGTGCGAGTCCTGCGGCCACCGCTTCACCACCTACGAGCGCCCCGAAGTCTCGTTTCCCCTGATCATCAAAAAGGATGGCAGCCGCGTCCCCTACGAGCGCGAGAAGATCCGCGCCGGGATCGCGAAGGCCCTGGAGAAGCGCCCGGTCCCGGCCGAGGAGCAGGAGGCCATCGTGGACCGGGTGGAGCGCTTCATCCTGGACGCCGGCGAGAAGGAGGTCACGACCTCCGCCATCGGGGAGAAGGTGATGGAGGAGCTGCGCGAGACCGATCAGGTCGCCTACGTGCGCTTCGCCTCGGTCTACCGCTCCTTCGGCGCCGTGCGGGACTTCGAGGAAGAGCTCCAGCGCCTCACGGGCAAGAAAGAGCGCCAGGCCTGA
- a CDS encoding CoA transferase: MPLSGVRVLDLTRLLPGGQCTLMLAHLGADVVKVEDPVRGDYGRMAAPLDVRGASAFHLYCNLNKRSLALDLKRPEGVDALFRLVKGAHVLVESFRPGVLDRLGVGYARLSRENPRLVYCAITGYGQDGPLAQAPGHDLNFEAMGGTVGLTGPAGGPPYIPGTPFADLGSGMWAAFSVVAALRQAERTGRGQFIDVAMLDTAVGFLAHHAQYFLSCGTPGGRETTRHNGRRPGYRLYPTADGRWLALACSEPKFWKNLCRLIGREEFEGDLSARGERRRGVIAALEDTFRKRALEEWLALFEGEEVCVSPVLEVEEVFSHPQVQARDLVIEPPHPAGGTHPALRLPARFPGAGPRRLRPAPGLGQHSREVLEEAGFSPEEIGRLFASGASHEGREPEGETLSE, encoded by the coding sequence ATGCCGCTCTCCGGCGTGCGGGTGCTCGACCTGACCCGGCTCCTTCCCGGCGGGCAATGCACCCTCATGCTCGCCCACCTCGGGGCCGACGTCGTGAAGGTGGAGGACCCCGTCCGGGGCGACTACGGGCGCATGGCGGCCCCCCTGGACGTCCGGGGCGCCTCCGCCTTCCACCTCTACTGCAACCTCAACAAGCGCAGCCTGGCCCTCGACCTCAAGCGCCCGGAGGGGGTGGACGCCCTCTTCCGCCTGGTGAAGGGAGCCCATGTCCTCGTCGAGAGCTTCCGGCCCGGAGTCCTCGACCGCCTGGGGGTGGGCTACGCCCGGCTCTCCCGGGAGAACCCCCGGCTCGTCTATTGCGCCATCACCGGCTACGGCCAGGACGGCCCCCTCGCCCAGGCGCCCGGGCACGACCTGAACTTCGAGGCGATGGGAGGGACGGTCGGGCTCACCGGCCCCGCGGGGGGGCCGCCCTACATCCCGGGCACCCCCTTCGCCGACCTCGGCTCGGGGATGTGGGCCGCCTTCTCCGTCGTGGCGGCCCTGCGCCAGGCGGAGCGGACCGGGCGGGGGCAGTTCATCGACGTGGCCATGCTGGACACGGCGGTGGGCTTCCTGGCCCACCACGCCCAGTACTTCCTCTCGTGCGGCACCCCGGGAGGGAGAGAGACCACGCGCCACAACGGCCGCCGCCCCGGCTACCGCCTCTACCCCACGGCGGACGGCCGCTGGCTCGCCCTCGCCTGCTCGGAGCCCAAGTTCTGGAAGAACCTCTGCCGCCTCATCGGCCGGGAGGAGTTCGAGGGGGATCTCTCGGCGAGGGGGGAGCGCCGGCGGGGGGTGATCGCCGCCCTGGAGGACACCTTCCGGAAGCGGGCCCTGGAGGAGTGGCTCGCCCTCTTCGAGGGCGAGGAGGTGTGCGTCAGCCCGGTGCTGGAGGTGGAGGAGGTTTTCAGCCACCCCCAGGTGCAAGCCCGCGACCTGGTGATCGAGCCCCCTCACCCGGCCGGCGGGACCCACCCCGCGCTCAGGCTCCCCGCCCGGTTCCCGGGCGCCGGGCCCAGGCGGCTCCGGCCCGCGCCCGGGCTGGGCCAGCATTCGAGGGAGGTGCTGGAGGAGGCCGGCTTCTCGCCGGAGGAGATCGGGCGCCTCTTCGCCTCGGGCGCGTCCCACGAAGGCCGCGAGCCCGAGGGCGAGACGCTCAGCGAATGA
- the eno gene encoding phosphopyruvate hydratase, with amino-acid sequence MTTIVQIAAREILDSRGNPTVEADVLLAGGGFGRAAVPSGASTGKREAVELRDGRKAYFLGKGVTKAVENVHKVLAPALIGMDAADQRSLDQRMRELDGTKNKGRLGANAVLAVSMAAAKAAADAHDLPLYRYLGGAGACTLPVPMMNIVNGGAHSDNRVDFQEFMVMPAGAKNFPDALRMGVEVFHNLKTVLKKRGYSTAVGDEGGFAPDLKSNDEAVETILEAIVQAGYKPGQDAMIALDPASSELYEGGKYVFRWSDKSKKSSDEMVKFLENWARQYPIVSIEDGCAEDDWAGWAALTQALGGKVQLVGDDVFVTNTEILAKGIAEGVANSILIKMNQIGTLSETLEAIQMATRAGYTSVISHRSGETEDTTIADLAVASNAGQIKTGSASRTDRLAKYNQLLRIAEELGESAVYPGMGAFFSIKKAGKAAGPKARR; translated from the coding sequence ATGACCACCATCGTACAGATAGCGGCGAGGGAGATTCTCGATTCCCGCGGGAACCCCACCGTCGAGGCGGACGTCCTCCTGGCCGGTGGGGGCTTCGGCCGGGCGGCCGTGCCCAGCGGGGCGAGCACGGGCAAGCGCGAGGCGGTCGAGCTCCGGGACGGCCGGAAGGCCTACTTCCTGGGCAAGGGCGTGACCAAAGCGGTCGAGAACGTCCACAAGGTGCTGGCCCCGGCCCTGATCGGGATGGACGCGGCCGACCAGCGCTCGCTCGACCAGCGGATGCGCGAGCTGGACGGGACCAAGAACAAGGGCCGCCTCGGGGCGAACGCCGTCCTGGCGGTTTCGATGGCGGCGGCCAAGGCGGCGGCCGACGCCCACGACCTGCCGCTCTACCGCTATCTGGGCGGGGCGGGGGCCTGCACCCTGCCCGTGCCCATGATGAACATCGTGAACGGGGGCGCCCATTCCGACAACCGGGTGGACTTCCAGGAGTTCATGGTGATGCCCGCCGGGGCCAAGAATTTTCCAGACGCTCTGCGGATGGGCGTGGAGGTCTTCCACAACCTGAAGACCGTCCTCAAGAAGCGCGGCTACAGCACCGCCGTGGGGGACGAGGGGGGCTTCGCCCCCGACCTCAAGAGCAACGACGAGGCCGTCGAGACCATCCTCGAGGCTATCGTGCAGGCGGGCTACAAGCCGGGGCAGGACGCCATGATCGCCCTCGACCCCGCCTCGAGCGAGCTCTACGAGGGCGGCAAGTACGTCTTCCGCTGGTCGGACAAGAGCAAGAAGAGCTCCGACGAGATGGTGAAGTTCCTGGAGAACTGGGCGCGCCAGTACCCCATCGTCAGCATCGAGGACGGCTGCGCGGAGGACGACTGGGCCGGCTGGGCCGCCCTGACCCAGGCGCTGGGGGGCAAGGTGCAGCTCGTGGGGGACGACGTCTTCGTCACGAACACCGAGATCCTGGCGAAGGGGATCGCGGAGGGGGTGGCCAACAGCATCCTGATCAAGATGAACCAGATCGGGACGCTGAGCGAAACCCTGGAGGCCATCCAGATGGCCACGCGGGCCGGCTACACCTCCGTCATCTCCCACCGCTCGGGCGAGACGGAGGACACCACCATCGCCGACCTCGCCGTCGCCTCGAACGCCGGCCAGATCAAGACGGGCTCCGCGAGCCGCACGGACCGGCTGGCCAAGTACAACCAGCTCCTGCGCATCGCGGAGGAGCTGGGGGAGTCCGCCGTCTACCCGGGGATGGGGGCGTTCTTCAGCATCAAGAAGGCGGGGAAGGCGGCCGGCCCGAAGGCGAGGCGCTAG
- a CDS encoding VCBS repeat-containing protein — translation MPGSSWPLWLGLCLALPILGAPLLPGAAEIGDLTGPPSTHRLLRLAVPGGTPRWLIATPPRRPRERAQGLLVLTAEGKFHAPRLGAESIRAPLRWERNPIPSDLTAEVPPADLGGGRLGGPGRDGFFVIVNTVAREWRFVRPSEPLSALSRPAALSRTAAAAVGEDGSLLLFRESGSGWREAHRLAPGSPGLPSPVLKDALLAAADLDGDGNLELVAPAAPTDRRRHGVLGDAVEPTELRIFRLEGDRLRPMGRYAAGAGAVFEALGALAADIDGDGREEILVTRSDARGTAHLLLGLEKGELRVKARGASAGSRWSHVLGAFDVDHSGIKVLAVEAPHMAGSLLALRIHQGDLRERARRPGFTTHAAGSRNMWQFALLRRGGFVEVVLQERGRKRLAALALVGNRWKLRWTLELTSPAASNIVAGDFDGDGRDDLALADAAGNLLLLLSRG, via the coding sequence ATGCCTGGGTCGTCCTGGCCGCTCTGGCTGGGCCTCTGCCTGGCCCTCCCCATCCTGGGGGCTCCCCTGCTCCCGGGCGCGGCCGAGATCGGCGACCTGACCGGCCCGCCCTCGACCCACCGCCTGCTGCGCCTCGCCGTCCCGGGAGGGACGCCCCGCTGGCTCATCGCGACCCCCCCGCGCCGCCCGCGCGAGAGGGCCCAGGGCCTACTGGTGCTGACGGCGGAGGGGAAATTCCACGCCCCCCGGCTGGGCGCCGAGAGCATCCGGGCGCCCCTCCGCTGGGAGCGCAACCCCATCCCCTCCGACCTGACGGCCGAGGTGCCCCCGGCCGACCTGGGCGGGGGGCGCCTGGGGGGCCCGGGGCGGGACGGCTTCTTCGTCATCGTCAACACGGTGGCCCGGGAGTGGCGCTTCGTGCGCCCGAGCGAGCCCCTCTCGGCCCTCTCCCGCCCCGCCGCGCTGAGCCGGACCGCCGCGGCCGCCGTGGGCGAGGACGGCTCGCTCCTCCTCTTCCGGGAGAGCGGGAGCGGCTGGCGCGAGGCGCACCGCCTCGCGCCCGGGAGCCCCGGGCTGCCCTCGCCCGTGCTGAAGGACGCCCTCCTCGCCGCCGCCGACCTGGACGGGGACGGAAACCTGGAGCTCGTCGCGCCGGCCGCGCCCACCGACCGCCGCCGCCACGGGGTGCTGGGGGATGCCGTCGAGCCCACCGAGCTCCGCATCTTCCGCCTCGAGGGAGACCGCCTGCGCCCCATGGGCCGCTACGCGGCGGGGGCGGGCGCGGTGTTCGAGGCGCTCGGGGCCCTGGCGGCGGACATCGACGGGGACGGGCGGGAGGAGATCCTGGTGACGCGCAGCGACGCCCGCGGCACGGCCCACCTCCTGCTCGGCCTGGAGAAGGGCGAGCTGAGGGTGAAGGCCCGTGGGGCGAGCGCCGGGAGCCGGTGGTCGCACGTCCTGGGCGCGTTCGACGTGGACCATTCGGGGATCAAGGTGCTGGCGGTGGAGGCCCCCCACATGGCGGGCTCGCTGCTGGCGCTCCGGATCCACCAGGGGGACCTGAGGGAACGGGCCCGGCGGCCGGGCTTCACCACCCATGCGGCCGGCTCGCGCAACATGTGGCAGTTCGCCCTGCTCCGGCGCGGAGGATTCGTGGAGGTGGTCCTCCAGGAACGGGGCCGGAAGCGCCTGGCCGCCCTGGCGCTCGTGGGCAACCGCTGGAAGCTGCGCTGGACCCTCGAGCTCACCTCGCCGGCGGCCTCCAACATCGTGGCGGGGGACTTCGACGGCGACGGCCGGGACGACCTCGCCCTGGCCGACGCCGCCGGAAATCTGCTCCTCCTCCTCTCCCGGGGATGA
- a CDS encoding SDR family oxidoreductase, producing MPRMLEGKRAVVTGASSGMGAAIAIRFAAEGAAVWSGGGSDAEGLRRTIEGCAGHGVRAGGKGYNFARSQDAARLVRDGAEFLGGLDILVNCAGTRSFKLITEVEDDEIDLLFQVNAKAAYIASREAARIMVPQKSGRILMLGSEAAEHGTPNFSLYSCTKAVMHNLTKCLALELGPSGIRVNCLAPGVVESGRVKERLANDPEFAENRRNKIPIRQFGKPENMAATALFLVSPENEFMNGSIVLADGGTTAA from the coding sequence ATGCCAAGAATGCTGGAAGGGAAGCGCGCGGTCGTCACCGGGGCCTCGTCCGGCATGGGGGCCGCCATCGCCATCCGGTTCGCCGCCGAGGGCGCGGCCGTATGGTCCGGGGGCGGAAGCGACGCCGAGGGCCTCCGCCGGACCATCGAGGGGTGCGCCGGGCACGGCGTGCGGGCCGGCGGCAAGGGATACAACTTCGCCCGCTCCCAGGACGCCGCGCGGCTCGTCCGCGACGGCGCGGAGTTCCTCGGCGGGCTCGACATCCTCGTCAACTGCGCCGGCACCCGCAGCTTCAAGCTGATCACGGAGGTCGAGGACGACGAGATCGACCTCCTCTTCCAGGTGAACGCGAAGGCGGCCTACATCGCCTCCCGCGAGGCCGCCCGCATCATGGTTCCGCAGAAGAGCGGGCGCATCCTCATGCTGGGCTCCGAGGCGGCCGAGCACGGCACCCCCAACTTCAGCCTCTACTCCTGCACCAAGGCGGTGATGCACAACCTGACCAAGTGCCTGGCCCTGGAGCTGGGGCCCTCCGGCATCCGGGTGAACTGCCTGGCGCCGGGGGTGGTCGAGAGCGGCCGGGTGAAGGAGCGCCTGGCCAACGATCCCGAGTTCGCCGAGAACCGCCGGAACAAGATCCCCATCCGCCAGTTCGGGAAGCCGGAGAACATGGCCGCCACGGCGCTGTTCCTGGTTTCCCCGGAAAACGAGTTCATGAACGGCTCGATCGTGCTGGCCGACGGAGGAACCACGGCGGCGTAA
- a CDS encoding response regulator: MKYPKRVLIVDDDTRFRLLLKTMAESLGYEVEDARDGFEALAKVRLGCDLVLLDVVMPGIDGFEVVRQLRADEETADLPVLMVTGHGGKDDRIRAIRVGAHDFISKPVDFTELSVRMSFLLKMKEAQDEIKKTRSELEDMLEKRTATLRKALADMVQAQRLAHDAHLETIHRLAVAAEYKDKETGAHVKRMSRYAALIARGCGLPPSEVETVFHACAMHDVGKLGIPDKNLLKPGKLDSDEWRIMQQHTVIGGRILGSSSSELLRAGEKVALSHHERWDGEGYPNGLGGEEIPLWGRICSVADVYDALTSQRPYKEAFPRDHALEILREGRGTQFDPQVLDVFFERLDEVQEIQKRYQTEETLAS; the protein is encoded by the coding sequence ATGAAGTACCCGAAGCGCGTTCTGATCGTGGACGACGATACGCGGTTCCGCCTTCTCCTCAAGACGATGGCGGAATCGCTCGGCTACGAGGTGGAGGACGCCCGCGACGGCTTCGAGGCGCTGGCCAAGGTGCGCCTGGGCTGCGATCTCGTCCTCCTCGACGTGGTGATGCCCGGCATCGACGGCTTCGAGGTGGTGCGGCAGCTGCGCGCCGACGAGGAGACGGCGGACCTGCCCGTCCTCATGGTCACCGGGCACGGCGGCAAGGACGACCGCATCCGCGCGATCCGCGTCGGGGCCCACGATTTCATCTCCAAGCCCGTCGATTTCACCGAGCTCTCGGTGCGCATGTCCTTCCTCCTCAAGATGAAGGAGGCGCAGGACGAGATCAAGAAGACGCGCTCCGAGCTCGAGGACATGCTGGAGAAGCGCACCGCCACCCTCCGCAAGGCGCTGGCCGACATGGTCCAGGCCCAGCGGCTCGCCCACGATGCCCACCTAGAGACCATCCACCGGCTGGCCGTCGCGGCCGAGTACAAGGACAAGGAGACCGGCGCCCACGTCAAGCGCATGAGCCGCTACGCGGCGCTCATCGCCCGGGGCTGCGGGCTGCCCCCCAGCGAGGTGGAAACGGTCTTCCACGCCTGCGCCATGCACGACGTGGGCAAGCTGGGCATCCCGGACAAGAACCTGCTCAAGCCCGGCAAGCTCGACTCGGACGAGTGGCGGATCATGCAGCAGCACACCGTCATCGGCGGCCGCATCCTGGGCAGCTCCTCCTCGGAGCTCCTCCGGGCCGGCGAGAAGGTCGCCCTCTCCCATCACGAGCGGTGGGACGGCGAGGGCTACCCGAACGGCCTCGGCGGGGAGGAAATCCCGCTGTGGGGCCGCATCTGCTCGGTGGCCGACGTCTACGACGCCCTCACGAGCCAGCGCCCCTACAAGGAGGCCTTCCCCCGCGACCACGCGCTGGAGATCCTCCGGGAGGGCCGGGGGACCCAGTTCGACCCGCAGGTGCTGGACGTGTTCTTCGAACGCCTGGACGAGGTCCAGGAAATCCAGAAGCGCTATCAGACGGAAGAAACGCTGGCCTCTTAA
- a CDS encoding RidA family protein yields the protein MPKKIEHLHWPGAPDMWMPYAPAIRVTGGSTVYLAGVTAAPVYHHHPHRPEEFDSMPPGMEGQARAALENLKRGLEAVGATFADVVTASRYVTDLSEQDALNRAWADYFGDARPATTTVQVVRLATDPRCLVEINAVAVVG from the coding sequence ATGCCGAAGAAGATCGAGCACCTTCACTGGCCCGGCGCCCCGGACATGTGGATGCCTTACGCGCCGGCCATCCGCGTCACGGGGGGCAGCACCGTCTACCTGGCCGGGGTGACGGCCGCCCCCGTCTACCATCACCACCCCCACCGCCCCGAGGAGTTCGATTCCATGCCGCCCGGCATGGAGGGCCAGGCGCGGGCCGCGCTGGAGAACCTGAAGCGCGGCCTGGAGGCCGTGGGCGCCACCTTCGCCGACGTGGTGACCGCCAGCCGATACGTGACCGATCTCTCCGAGCAGGACGCCCTGAACCGGGCCTGGGCGGATTATTTCGGCGACGCCCGGCCCGCCACCACGACCGTCCAGGTGGTGCGGCTGGCCACCGACCCGAGGTGCCTCGTGGAGATCAACGCCGTCGCCGTCGTCGGCTAA